A genomic stretch from Desulfovibrio sp. Huiquan2017 includes:
- a CDS encoding outer membrane lipoprotein carrier protein LolA: MIQRFVFLFSLLLPVMAYGADAVPNQSLLNGMQARAASVVSIRSNFTEEKHLKMFDSVLVSKGVFAFRRPDSLRWEYTSPFRSGFLLSGGNGVEWDDTSDAVREVSVHSSPLVAMIAQQIMAWTTFDISWLEERYLIRQVSAHPLVLELHPRSELAKEFLANLVITFAEDGVVLHSLELHETDGDFTRISFDQSQLNTSLPDTTFTSVQ; encoded by the coding sequence ATGATACAGCGGTTTGTTTTTCTTTTTTCCCTTCTTCTGCCGGTCATGGCCTACGGGGCCGATGCTGTTCCTAATCAGTCGCTGTTGAATGGAATGCAGGCAAGGGCTGCGTCGGTCGTCAGCATCCGAAGCAATTTTACCGAGGAAAAGCACCTCAAGATGTTTGACAGTGTGCTTGTTTCCAAGGGCGTTTTCGCCTTTCGCCGCCCCGACTCGCTTCGCTGGGAATACACCTCCCCGTTCCGGTCGGGTTTTCTTCTCTCCGGCGGCAATGGGGTGGAGTGGGATGATACCTCGGATGCAGTCCGAGAAGTGTCTGTCCATTCGTCGCCGCTTGTCGCCATGATCGCACAGCAGATCATGGCCTGGACGACCTTTGACATCTCATGGCTCGAAGAACGGTATCTTATCCGTCAGGTCAGTGCGCATCCGCTGGTTCTTGAACTGCATCCTCGGAGTGAGCTTGCCAAGGAGTTCCTTGCCAATCTGGTCATCACGTTCGCCGAGGATGGGGTGGTTCTCCACTCCCTGGAGTTGCATGAGACTGACGGCGACTTTACCCGCATCTCCTTTGACCAGTCTCAGCTCAATACCTCGTTGCCGGATACAACGTTTACCTCGGTCCAATGA
- a CDS encoding 3-hydroxyacyl-ACP dehydratase translates to MLLVDILVASEQGAGRVETTLPGDGPAAGEGGTISPLVFVELLAQTYAAIRGWELAAAGLPIPGGYLVGVQRFVVQGRARGGEKLVVDVETVGEFEGFYVVEGRISQGGDVVATGNIKLWIPPAAR, encoded by the coding sequence ATGCTGCTTGTGGACATTCTTGTCGCCTCGGAGCAGGGGGCCGGGCGTGTCGAGACGACACTTCCCGGTGATGGGCCCGCCGCAGGTGAGGGAGGTACGATTTCTCCGCTCGTGTTCGTGGAGTTGCTGGCCCAGACCTATGCTGCCATTCGAGGATGGGAGCTGGCGGCAGCAGGTCTGCCTATCCCGGGGGGCTATCTGGTGGGTGTCCAGCGGTTTGTCGTTCAGGGCCGTGCCCGTGGCGGAGAGAAACTAGTCGTCGATGTCGAGACCGTTGGTGAATTCGAAGGGTTTTATGTGGTGGAAGGCCGGATTTCGCAGGGTGGCGACGTGGTCGCAACCGGCAACATCAAACTCTGGATACCCCCGGCGGCGAGATGA
- a CDS encoding lysophospholipid acyltransferase family protein: MSESKIGRFFADIKVNAGVYGLTLLWTVLCVLLLPIWWCLFRLGRGMPLHQTARKIIWLYGRVWVRLIGGVVSVCMESAAPPTPCVLVANHASFFDMFFMGAQPEWNICFAVRNWPFRIPWYAPFMRAAGYIRTEGRALEDVLQQSKDTLESGASLLFFPEGTRSADGKLHRFHSGAFRIAVETGVPVVPLCFSGTHALLPKGNMLIQPAKVIVRLLPPVYPDNYRQTACGHLEMKKDVKALMSQALVAMET, translated from the coding sequence ATGTCTGAGAGTAAGATCGGTCGTTTTTTTGCTGACATCAAGGTCAATGCAGGAGTCTACGGACTGACACTCCTGTGGACAGTACTTTGTGTTTTGCTTCTACCGATTTGGTGGTGCCTTTTCCGCCTGGGGCGGGGGATGCCGCTGCATCAAACCGCAAGAAAAATAATCTGGCTGTACGGTCGAGTATGGGTGCGCCTGATAGGGGGTGTTGTGTCGGTATGCATGGAGTCTGCTGCACCACCGACGCCCTGTGTGCTGGTAGCCAACCATGCTTCGTTTTTCGATATGTTCTTCATGGGGGCGCAGCCGGAGTGGAATATCTGTTTTGCGGTTCGCAACTGGCCGTTTCGTATTCCATGGTATGCGCCGTTCATGCGGGCTGCCGGGTATATTCGGACGGAAGGGCGCGCACTGGAGGATGTTCTTCAACAGTCGAAGGACACACTGGAAAGCGGTGCTTCACTCTTGTTTTTCCCTGAAGGAACCCGATCGGCGGATGGGAAATTGCATCGTTTTCACTCCGGTGCCTTTCGTATAGCTGTGGAAACCGGCGTCCCTGTGGTTCCTCTATGCTTTTCCGGCACGCATGCCTTACTTCCCAAGGGAAACATGCTCATACAGCCAGCAAAAGTAATAGTGCGCTTGCTTCCGCCGGTGTATCCCGATAACTACAGGCAAACGGCTTGCGGACATCTTGAGATGAAGAAAGACGTCAAGGCTTTGATGTCCCAAGCGCTTGTTGCCATGGAAACATAG
- a CDS encoding Sbal_3080 family lipoprotein, translating to MRKCGLLLFLFILLAMAGCGKFDVINDPAEGISQAKKICIIKNTETREGFIVAMEHWLDKEGIAYRVLPAGSHVGDAEWTLTYYGLWSWDLALFLSDAEINAFHNKEMVGRVKLRVGQWDAHKFEKGEKRIYNLMDMLFAKIDRYPSPSSNKKE from the coding sequence ATGCGTAAATGCGGCCTTCTCCTTTTTCTTTTCATTCTTCTGGCAATGGCAGGCTGTGGTAAATTCGACGTTATCAATGACCCCGCAGAAGGGATCAGCCAGGCCAAAAAAATCTGTATCATTAAGAATACGGAGACCCGTGAGGGGTTCATTGTCGCCATGGAGCATTGGCTCGACAAGGAAGGAATTGCTTATCGGGTCCTTCCGGCGGGCTCGCATGTAGGGGATGCGGAATGGACGTTGACTTACTACGGCTTGTGGTCCTGGGATCTCGCCCTGTTTCTCTCTGATGCTGAAATCAACGCTTTTCACAACAAGGAAATGGTTGGTCGTGTCAAGTTGCGGGTAGGACAATGGGATGCCCATAAATTCGAAAAGGGTGAGAAGCGCATTTATAATTTGATGGATATGCTTTTTGCAAAAATCGATCGTTACCCATCGCCTTCCTCGAATAAAAAAGAGTAA
- a CDS encoding acyl carrier protein encodes MTDEEVTARIDELLVEEFELDPAAMSPEAKFKDDLDLDSLDAVDMVVVLEQAFHFKIKKDEAFQSIRTLGDLHAFVLEKKKTLTD; translated from the coding sequence ATGACTGACGAGGAAGTTACAGCACGCATCGACGAACTGCTCGTCGAGGAATTCGAACTTGACCCGGCTGCGATGAGCCCCGAGGCCAAGTTCAAGGACGATTTGGATCTTGACAGCCTGGATGCCGTCGATATGGTTGTGGTCCTGGAGCAGGCGTTCCACTTCAAGATCAAAAAGGACGAGGCGTTTCAATCCATCCGGACTCTGGGAGATCTCCATGCCTTTGTTTTGGAAAAGAAAAAAACTTTGACCGACTAA
- a CDS encoding beta-ketoacyl-[acyl-carrier-protein] synthase family protein has product MRRVVITGMGAVSPFGTGVESLMRGLAAGESGVRPMAALREISGLVPTIAGTVPDCDEKSIPRKFRRSMSPMSIYAALAAREAVAMAGLDEAMLTDAGTGLCLGSTVGSVQAMQAFFARYLDGLSIEGTKATEFFKIMNHSCATNLAQFFGITGRVVAPSAACSTGCQSIGLAAEAVAIGRQEVMLCGGADELHPLTVGTFDVIEAASTGYNEVPEQTPRPFDRDRDGIVCAEGAGLLVLESLDHALARNATILAEILGFASTSDPSNLASPSDEAIARCMSRALDDAGVSPAEVDYVNAHATGTRLGDAAESAAIASLLGAGPKVSSLKGHLGHTMAASGGVETIATISMMNNGLVFPTRNLIDIAPDCVGLSHVLETEKWPITTALKNSFALGGINTSIVLRRYDD; this is encoded by the coding sequence ATGAGACGAGTCGTCATAACGGGAATGGGAGCCGTATCTCCCTTTGGCACAGGAGTGGAATCCTTGATGCGCGGGCTTGCGGCCGGAGAGAGTGGTGTCCGTCCTATGGCGGCACTACGCGAGATTTCGGGGTTGGTTCCGACCATTGCCGGGACCGTGCCGGACTGCGACGAAAAATCCATTCCCAGAAAATTTCGGCGTTCCATGTCGCCGATGTCCATCTATGCCGCGCTGGCCGCCCGGGAAGCCGTTGCCATGGCAGGGCTTGACGAAGCGATGTTGACCGATGCCGGGACCGGACTGTGCCTGGGTTCTACTGTGGGCAGTGTTCAGGCCATGCAGGCCTTTTTCGCCCGCTATCTGGACGGCCTGAGCATTGAAGGCACCAAGGCGACGGAATTTTTCAAGATAATGAATCATAGCTGCGCCACCAATCTGGCCCAGTTCTTCGGAATTACGGGGCGGGTTGTCGCGCCCTCGGCAGCTTGCTCCACCGGTTGCCAGTCCATCGGCCTTGCGGCGGAGGCTGTGGCCATAGGTCGGCAGGAGGTCATGCTGTGCGGCGGGGCGGACGAACTCCATCCGCTGACCGTCGGCACCTTTGACGTTATCGAGGCCGCTTCTACTGGGTACAATGAGGTGCCGGAGCAGACGCCGCGCCCCTTTGATCGGGATCGCGACGGCATTGTCTGTGCGGAGGGGGCCGGTTTGCTGGTTCTGGAGTCTCTGGATCATGCCTTGGCTCGCAATGCGACTATCCTTGCTGAGATATTGGGATTTGCCTCTACTTCGGATCCGTCAAACCTGGCCAGCCCCAGCGATGAGGCCATAGCCAGGTGCATGTCGCGAGCCTTGGACGATGCGGGGGTGTCTCCGGCCGAAGTGGACTACGTCAATGCCCACGCCACGGGTACCCGGCTTGGCGATGCTGCCGAGAGTGCGGCAATCGCTTCGCTGCTTGGAGCTGGACCTAAGGTGAGCAGCCTCAAGGGACACCTTGGGCACACGATGGCTGCCAGCGGTGGTGTTGAAACAATTGCTACTATTTCAATGATGAATAATGGACTTGTGTTCCCTACAAGAAACTTGATAGACATTGCGCCGGACTGTGTCGGACTGTCGCACGTCCTTGAAACTGAAAAATGGCCGATAACCACAGCCCTGAAGAACAGCTTTGCGCTGGGTGGTATTAATACTTCAATTGTTTTGCGGAGATATGATGACTGA
- a CDS encoding NAD(P)/FAD-dependent oxidoreductase, translated as MPRFDHIVVGGGISGMTAALLLAQSGARIALVEAFPRLSPTVRGFRRGGVQFDTGLHYVGGLGDGHPLDVYFKHLGIAPLIGKKPYRLEGFDRFVAEPSGRSYAVPSGFEACKAYLTRCFPAETVAIERYLDAVDRNIAASPFLNFTRPFDLNGTLHGETTTLRTFLDELTDNEELKAVLSFHTLLYGVPPEDALFSTHALVAGSYLLSTHGVEGGGHALVRAFETRLAEAGVDVFLGHSVRSVEIDAERRVTGVVLDDGREFAAPSCLWTAHPRGLIEATPDAAFRPAFKKRLALLEDTASALMLFGVSEALIPSLDGQNVILWPGRSLSDDLKGGLPVQESMIFLSASEDPGSGKMGVTAIVSQAFSPFAPWADSLPASRPEDYRQRKAELLHSFEREVFRRMPELSETVRFVQGATPLTFRDFCAAPSGSLYGLCHSINQFNPAPVTKVEGLTLAGQGIVAPGILGAVISAYLTCGIILGHESLHSELRQYA; from the coding sequence ATGCCTCGGTTCGATCACATCGTTGTCGGCGGTGGCATATCCGGTATGACGGCAGCCTTGCTGCTGGCCCAGAGCGGTGCCCGGATTGCCTTGGTAGAGGCGTTTCCCCGCCTTTCGCCAACGGTGCGGGGCTTCCGTCGGGGAGGTGTCCAGTTCGACACAGGGTTGCATTACGTGGGCGGGTTGGGAGACGGGCACCCGTTGGACGTGTATTTCAAGCACCTCGGCATTGCGCCGCTTATTGGGAAGAAGCCGTACAGACTTGAGGGTTTTGACCGCTTTGTGGCGGAGCCTTCCGGGCGCAGCTATGCTGTCCCGTCAGGATTCGAGGCCTGCAAGGCGTATCTGACCCGTTGTTTTCCTGCCGAAACGGTTGCTATCGAGCGCTATCTTGATGCTGTCGACCGGAACATTGCTGCTTCTCCTTTTCTCAATTTTACGCGTCCCTTTGATTTGAATGGAACGCTGCATGGTGAAACTACGACACTGCGGACATTTCTCGACGAGCTGACGGACAACGAGGAACTCAAGGCGGTCCTGAGCTTTCATACCCTGCTCTATGGCGTTCCGCCCGAGGACGCGCTTTTTTCGACTCATGCCCTGGTCGCCGGGTCCTACTTGCTTTCAACTCACGGTGTGGAAGGGGGCGGTCATGCTCTAGTGCGTGCATTTGAAACGCGACTGGCCGAGGCTGGGGTCGACGTTTTTCTCGGTCACAGTGTCCGTTCCGTGGAGATTGATGCGGAACGCCGGGTGACAGGCGTCGTTCTGGACGATGGGCGGGAGTTCGCCGCGCCGTCCTGCCTGTGGACCGCTCACCCTCGCGGTTTGATTGAAGCAACGCCAGACGCGGCCTTTCGTCCAGCTTTCAAAAAACGGCTGGCTCTGCTGGAGGACACCGCTTCAGCACTCATGCTTTTCGGCGTCAGTGAAGCGCTCATCCCCAGTCTTGACGGGCAGAATGTCATACTTTGGCCAGGGCGCTCGCTGTCGGATGACCTGAAAGGGGGGTTGCCGGTTCAGGAAAGCATGATTTTCCTTTCTGCTTCCGAGGATCCGGGATCGGGGAAGATGGGGGTGACCGCGATTGTCTCTCAGGCTTTTTCCCCATTTGCCCCGTGGGCGGATTCCCTTCCTGCGTCCCGGCCCGAGGACTACCGGCAGCGTAAAGCCGAACTGCTGCACTCTTTCGAGCGGGAGGTCTTTCGTAGGATGCCGGAACTTTCGGAGACCGTACGTTTTGTCCAGGGGGCTACGCCGCTGACGTTCCGAGACTTTTGCGCCGCGCCTTCGGGCAGCCTGTATGGGCTCTGCCATTCCATCAATCAGTTTAATCCTGCTCCGGTAACCAAGGTGGAGGGGCTTACCCTGGCCGGGCAAGGAATCGTTGCACCCGGCATTCTGGGGGCAGTCATTTCCGCCTATCTGACCTGCGGGATCATTCTGGGCCATGAATCTCTTCACTCCGAACTGAGGCAATACGCATGA
- a CDS encoding beta-ketoacyl-[acyl-carrier-protein] synthase family protein, which produces MVVSTPNFILYMFEVVITGIGIVSVLGHSVDSVAEALHSGRSGIVADPLRTELGFASPLTGQIRDFDPAARLSRKQRKTMTLHAIHAHAATMDALEMSGLHPDDWANDQTGIVFGCDSSCLAALEQEALLRERGDTGLLGSGVIFRSMTSNVTMNLNSLLGTKGAAWTLSSACSSGGNAVGQGVALIAAGLQERVICGGAQEINWQSMCSFDGLGSFAADPGNPAKGSRPFSQDRDGLVPSGGAAAIVLERRDLAEARGAKILGRVAGYGFSSDGEHLSVPSDTGLCRAGRMALQGAGLVPGEIDYVCAHATATPTGDRAEVANLRALFAECTPAISSTKSMTGHELWMSGASQVVYCTLMARDGFLAPNINLDTLMPEAEGLDVILDVRETTPRNVLCNSAGFGGTNSCLVLRF; this is translated from the coding sequence ATGGTGGTATCTACACCTAACTTCATTTTATATATGTTTGAAGTCGTTATCACAGGGATCGGAATTGTTTCCGTCTTGGGCCATTCCGTGGACTCGGTTGCGGAGGCCTTGCATTCCGGCCGTTCCGGCATTGTTGCGGATCCTCTTCGTACCGAACTGGGATTTGCCAGTCCGCTGACGGGGCAGATTAGGGATTTTGATCCAGCCGCACGACTTTCGCGCAAGCAGCGCAAGACCATGACCCTGCACGCCATTCATGCCCATGCTGCGACTATGGATGCTCTGGAAATGTCCGGCTTGCACCCCGACGACTGGGCCAATGACCAGACCGGGATTGTCTTCGGCTGTGATTCGAGTTGCCTGGCCGCCCTTGAGCAGGAAGCATTGTTGCGAGAGCGAGGGGACACCGGACTGCTCGGCAGTGGAGTCATCTTCCGTTCCATGACTTCCAATGTCACCATGAATCTCAATTCCCTGCTGGGAACCAAAGGGGCGGCCTGGACCTTGAGTTCCGCCTGTTCCAGCGGCGGAAATGCCGTGGGGCAGGGCGTTGCCCTGATTGCCGCCGGGTTGCAGGAACGCGTCATCTGCGGCGGTGCGCAGGAAATTAATTGGCAATCCATGTGCAGTTTCGACGGGCTAGGCTCCTTTGCTGCGGATCCAGGCAACCCTGCAAAGGGCAGCCGACCGTTTTCGCAGGATAGGGATGGACTGGTCCCCAGCGGCGGTGCTGCCGCAATTGTGCTGGAGCGGCGTGATCTGGCAGAGGCTCGCGGTGCGAAAATCTTAGGACGGGTGGCAGGCTACGGTTTTTCCTCGGACGGTGAGCATCTTTCCGTCCCCAGCGATACGGGGCTTTGTCGGGCGGGCCGCATGGCGTTACAGGGTGCGGGGCTTGTTCCCGGAGAGATCGACTACGTTTGTGCGCATGCCACGGCGACGCCGACGGGGGATCGCGCCGAGGTCGCCAATCTCCGCGCTTTGTTTGCGGAGTGCACTCCGGCCATTTCTTCTACCAAATCCATGACTGGCCATGAGTTGTGGATGTCGGGTGCCAGCCAGGTCGTCTACTGCACGCTCATGGCGCGGGACGGATTTCTTGCCCCGAACATCAACCTGGACACGCTCATGCCCGAGGCGGAAGGACTTGATGTCATCCTGGACGTTCGGGAAACAACGCCCCGGAACGTGCTGTGTAATTCTGCCGGGTTCGGCGGTACCAACTCTTGCCTCGTTCTGAGGTTCTGA
- the fabG gene encoding 3-oxoacyl-ACP reductase FabG — MIAFVTGASKGIGAATAVKLAEAGFDIWLNYRSDTSAAQKVAEQIVGLGRQCTLLQFDVTAHEAVENILAPMLEREVPFALVNNAGFAKDGLMMLMSPAAWEDVLRVHLNGFFYVTQAVVTKMLRKRQGRIVNIASTSGETGVPGQTNYSAAKAGLIGATRSLAMEVAKRNILVNAVAPGFIDTAMLDGLPKEEIVGRIPLGRMGRPDEVADVVTFLCSPQATYVTGQVLSVNGGIYT; from the coding sequence ATGATAGCTTTTGTTACCGGCGCAAGTAAGGGGATCGGCGCAGCTACTGCCGTGAAGCTTGCCGAAGCTGGTTTTGATATTTGGTTGAACTACCGAAGCGATACTTCGGCAGCCCAAAAAGTCGCAGAACAGATAGTGGGGTTGGGGCGTCAATGCACCTTGCTACAGTTTGATGTAACTGCCCATGAGGCCGTAGAAAATATTCTTGCTCCGATGCTGGAGCGGGAAGTCCCCTTTGCACTAGTCAACAATGCCGGATTCGCTAAAGACGGGCTGATGATGCTCATGAGTCCTGCGGCTTGGGAAGATGTGTTGCGGGTGCACCTGAATGGTTTTTTTTACGTGACCCAGGCTGTGGTTACGAAGATGTTGCGCAAGCGTCAGGGGCGCATCGTCAATATTGCCTCTACCTCAGGCGAGACGGGCGTTCCCGGCCAGACGAACTACTCAGCGGCGAAGGCCGGACTCATCGGTGCGACCAGATCGCTTGCCATGGAAGTCGCCAAACGAAATATTCTCGTCAATGCCGTCGCTCCCGGCTTCATTGACACCGCCATGCTCGATGGCCTGCCCAAAGAGGAAATCGTTGGTCGAATCCCGTTGGGACGGATGGGTAGGCCGGACGAAGTGGCCGATGTCGTGACCTTTTTGTGTTCGCCCCAAGCTACGTACGTCACGGGGCAGGTCCTTTCCGTCAATGGTGGTATCTACACCTAA
- a CDS encoding DUF4258 domain-containing protein: MINALISKHAYTRMYERGIPTPTALACLAVGEKSPGRLGATRHQLDEYVAVTVPHGNATKIVTVYRERPKHIGAAHEPRRQTRDPTCSVI, encoded by the coding sequence ATTATCAATGCGCTGATCTCAAAACATGCTTATACCCGCATGTACGAACGTGGGATCCCCACACCTACCGCCCTGGCCTGTTTGGCCGTTGGCGAGAAAAGTCCGGGGCGGCTGGGCGCCACTCGGCATCAACTAGATGAATACGTCGCGGTTACAGTCCCGCACGGTAACGCAACAAAGATTGTCACAGTTTATCGTGAACGGCCTAAGCATATCGGAGCGGCACACGAGCCGCGTCGTCAAACACGCGACCCGACCTGCTCCGTGATTTGA
- a CDS encoding DUF4384 domain-containing protein, producing MRSFGILLVLVALLSVGGCNNKVVQVDLPKEPPQAQVSDYGGALVKLGRLTKLLRTQPVKVQTVGVVDDTGVSQATGGEIPFDVTEMIKSAVNRIGGKVTFVPYDPVFLKNQAALKFTSLRNKTRPDVVLHGGITEYDRALEVVNDSADFGGDFGAGKNSLGIDAGKSSASSTSRITLDINMMDFETMAMVPQVQAVNSIRVYKGMNEAELGFSIMGASFGLSGSVKKIQGHHAAIRTLIDLSVLEVIGKYLNIPYWKCIGPDIPADQLVLERIKEEYSQASGQRKILMIQKLLSVYGINLSLTGKLDNNTVNALYSYKDAYGVKSDTLNADFYERLFLDMPVFTRSKIKQQMASAKQVSIANHPQIASAPSLQIQVQAMKKRYRKGEAVQIQFDGNQDFYGKLFYVMADGGVAQLLPNALRNESRFQGGKKYTVPNNDDNFALNVTPPLGTEKIILFASPEPLPNLPMKATPDGLGYFEMPLAEIAKELHAKSSQLTISTWTIETLP from the coding sequence ATGCGCTCATTCGGCATTCTTCTGGTTTTGGTTGCGTTGCTATCTGTTGGGGGGTGCAACAACAAGGTTGTTCAGGTTGATTTACCCAAGGAACCGCCGCAGGCACAGGTGTCGGATTACGGTGGTGCGCTGGTCAAGCTGGGGCGGTTGACCAAGCTACTGCGCACCCAGCCGGTTAAGGTACAGACTGTAGGCGTCGTAGACGATACAGGTGTTTCGCAAGCTACCGGTGGCGAAATCCCCTTTGACGTCACTGAAATGATCAAAAGTGCGGTCAATCGTATTGGCGGGAAGGTCACCTTTGTGCCGTACGATCCTGTTTTTCTCAAAAATCAGGCTGCTCTCAAATTTACCTCGCTTCGCAACAAGACCCGACCGGATGTTGTCCTGCATGGCGGCATCACGGAATACGATCGTGCTTTGGAGGTCGTGAACGACAGCGCCGATTTTGGCGGAGATTTTGGTGCGGGGAAAAATTCCCTTGGGATTGATGCCGGAAAAAGCTCTGCTTCATCCACGTCGCGAATCACTCTGGACATCAACATGATGGATTTCGAGACTATGGCGATGGTTCCGCAAGTCCAGGCAGTCAATTCAATCCGAGTCTACAAGGGAATGAATGAAGCTGAACTGGGATTTTCCATAATGGGCGCATCATTTGGCCTGTCTGGATCCGTCAAAAAAATCCAGGGGCATCACGCAGCAATCAGAACACTCATTGATTTGAGTGTCCTGGAGGTGATCGGCAAGTATTTGAACATCCCCTACTGGAAATGCATTGGCCCCGACATCCCGGCGGACCAGCTGGTCCTGGAACGCATCAAAGAAGAGTACAGCCAGGCGAGCGGACAACGCAAAATCCTGATGATCCAAAAGCTGTTGAGTGTATATGGTATCAACCTTTCGCTGACAGGCAAGCTCGACAACAATACCGTCAACGCCCTGTATAGCTATAAGGATGCGTATGGTGTTAAGAGTGATACCCTGAATGCCGATTTCTACGAAAGACTTTTTCTCGACATGCCGGTCTTCACCCGATCCAAGATCAAGCAGCAGATGGCATCTGCAAAACAGGTCAGCATCGCCAATCACCCCCAGATCGCATCTGCGCCCTCCCTCCAGATTCAAGTGCAGGCCATGAAAAAGCGATATCGAAAGGGTGAGGCGGTCCAGATACAGTTCGACGGTAATCAGGATTTTTACGGTAAACTGTTTTATGTAATGGCGGATGGTGGTGTAGCACAACTCCTACCCAATGCTCTGCGAAACGAGAGCCGTTTTCAAGGGGGGAAAAAGTACACCGTTCCCAACAATGATGACAATTTCGCTTTGAACGTCACCCCCCCACTGGGAACGGAGAAAATCATCCTTTTTGCCAGCCCGGAGCCTCTGCCGAACCTTCCCATGAAGGCAACCCCAGACGGCTTGGGGTATTTTGAAATGCCTTTGGCGGAGATTGCCAAAGAGCTGCATGCGAAATCTTCCCAGTTGACGATATCGACATGGACCATTGAAACCCTTCCCTAA
- a CDS encoding OmpA family protein — MINRILSVVAVILAVSFPAWSEDSVNFMNKIPTSDELVEALAEPEIEKTPRIRGIQLRKKGATASVAPQAPPKTARVILDIKFEYDSYRLTAKAKKTLDSLGKALNSDKLQNNNFILEGHTDATGNDAYNMQLSKRRAEAASQYLQTVCNVNGSRLVTKGLGERRPLDKADPESGSNRRVEVVNVAE; from the coding sequence ATGATAAATAGAATTCTCTCAGTCGTGGCTGTCATCCTTGCCGTCAGCTTTCCTGCCTGGTCTGAAGACTCCGTCAATTTCATGAACAAAATCCCCACCAGCGATGAACTTGTTGAAGCTCTGGCAGAACCCGAAATTGAGAAGACTCCCCGGATTCGCGGTATCCAGCTACGCAAGAAAGGGGCTACGGCGAGCGTTGCCCCTCAGGCTCCCCCAAAAACCGCACGGGTCATCCTTGACATAAAATTCGAGTACGACTCCTACCGCCTGACTGCCAAGGCCAAGAAAACGTTGGATTCTCTGGGAAAAGCCCTGAATTCCGACAAGCTCCAGAACAATAACTTCATACTTGAAGGGCATACGGATGCCACCGGAAACGATGCATACAACATGCAACTTTCAAAACGCCGTGCCGAAGCTGCGTCCCAATATCTCCAAACTGTCTGCAACGTAAATGGCAGCCGCCTCGTCACCAAGGGCCTCGGTGAGAGACGCCCGCTGGACAAAGCTGACCCTGAATCCGGCTCAAACAGGCGGGTAGAGGTGGTAAATGTCGCTGAATAG